The genomic interval CCCCAGTCAGCCCAGCACCCTCCCTTCTGTTTGCCCCAGTCAGCCCAGCACCCTCCCTTCTGTTTGCCCCAGTCAGCCCAGCACCCTCCCTTCTGTTTGCCCCAGTCAGCTAGTGTTCTGACATCCAAAGTAGATGTTTTACAAATGTCTTCTTGATGGGGGGCTTGGGTTGGTGGGTTCGTGCTctaggattgctgctgatggcccgggtctctgggccgccctagtctgcctctagcctccgtagaggtgtggtcacatctgcaggatcacactcatctctgatcctcctcattcctcctcctctgcatgctgactcagcactgaggtgtccagttgGTTTacacactaagagatgctttggttcaggtgtgtgtgtttctagtacgttgttgttgtgattcatGTTATCGGTCTGTGTCAGCTGGCGTCACACTCAGGATAGCCGCAGTCGATCGTTGGTTACATCCTCGTTGTAAACGACTCTGCGTCGCCTTTGCTGCGTTATCATTGttgataaaatgggagtctcgtgttgtgtgaaagatGGCCACACTAagtcacaagattaaaaaaaggtagaaaagtagCCATGaggttagattttttttggtttcccacttttaaaaaagaggctttggacagcaggttgaggatgtaactgagACATCGGATGGCCTGGGTCGCAGCGGTGagggaaggacatcactttcaccacCAGCTCCCTTCATGCTGTTTGCTCtcagcattttcataaaggcaagtaggagagtttttgttcttgttcttattgtgtaagtaatgttaatgaatatacttcatttggctttttaaagtcactatattcacattggcttcacttgtaaactagaggcaaagagggagggaaatagaaattggttcaaatgtttgtgtttgatcagtgtttattttatttaatcatctttatataaaacgtcacagagtgaatgattttaaagatacaggtaaataccaagagtgctctgtgagatctgatgggatgttaactggttggatGAAGTGGTtcagattgtgaaatgtaatggaagcatccagtgttaactagttttttaataacaaatatgtgattgcaggtcaaccagcttaagaaatgatggaggctggtTTAGATTGTGAaccatccctgcttctaggacacacatcagttccacccacaaacgctgcagctctgcaggacGAAGAAGacgatcagctgaggaaagagacgctgcaagcagcagagatggagtccaccaagatgcagaccctggagatctacagaccatgaagaggacacctgatgctggagaagatggtgatcagctgatcacagaggataagacacatgatgaagatgatgacgatgatgtatgtgtacagtcagacagttggaagtttttttttttatattatttgtgtaACAAAAatgtgcagcttttttttttgttttgtttttttttgtacatgacttaaacatgaataataaagtgtgtcaaaggcattttttaagtattttgacttttctttgtctattaagcacataaataaccagtgtctgtttgataatgaaaataacattaaattttaattacattaaaaaccttgtggagataaacactgaatagaaacatgattgttaaccagatgagaagctGGACAGTTCtattttttcataaaagtttttattgaaattctcagtcagaacaaacagcagcagcacaactgtaaacagataaaatttcaataaaagaaaatagagaaCATGCACatgttatataataaaaacactgaagttgtggcCTAATATCTTCAAGTAATGTAGAGAGACAGTTTTACATCTTTGCATAGAAATTTCAACAATAACAATATAATGTGCaattgtggtaaaaaaaaaaaaaaaaaaactatgtgcAAAGTTATGAACAAgaggaccaatgagagcagatccagaaatcttttttatctgctgcaggctgtagacctccatgatgatccagagcttcagtggagagtcggtcaggtgctgggagtgcaggacctgtagacacacactggcagacaaACAACAACCGTTTACAACCGTGTTCAAccatttgctttatttagcttcatttataaggacgtctatattattacagtttctggtttacaggctgatgccagactgacgTGTTAGCTGAGTAACTATGTTGAATGAAAATGTGGGAGGATTATTAgataatttaaaactttttctgagttatgtaataaaaatatgaagttgtttcttttgcaacattgtaatgcacatgaatcatttatgctcagagtttaaataagtaaagaaaatcagacaaaacaagtaaagtaaccctaaccagcatcataacttcactaacagcaggtgagcttacctttgcagtgagactgtgttgtcAGTCCTGCGGTGGAAATGTCGGCTAGTTAAGTCGCATGTCTGACACAGACCCATTGCTGTCTTGGTTAGTTTTtaaggaactcctgatgattgtcagcttagtttacctgtaaaagctgtaggaaatgttgtgtttctgtacaggtgtagcagctggttgtctggtgttaggctggattgaagcttgttgcttctatctgctggatctttctcacttcttccttttttctacttttcattcATTACTCTTCATTCTTAATTCTACTCTTCattactctcctttttttctgtcccctctagtcaggtccagcaagattacataaattccataattccaaataaataacataaaacaataaatttaaataaataaagaaataaaaaatgacattattCAAAGAaaccttatacccataaagctcttAGCAAATCAAATTTGTTTGACACAACCCAGCAGCTacaccatcattctgccgccaccatggCAGGACAGGgcaaggtaaaagaaaaaacaaaaaaagaaaaaaaactgaagccgTGATAGAGTTCCCTAGTTAATTCCTATTAAAAGAGGGTTGCAATAATCCAGCCGGGAGTTTATAAAAAGCATGGATTACCAATTCCATGTCACACCTTGAAAGAAAGGGTTTAACCTTTGAAAGATGTCTGAGATGAAAAAAGGATGATTTTACCACCCCACGTGGTTAACAAACCCAAGGCCTATCATTTATTTTACACCTAAGTTGGTGACAACAGACTTAAAGTATGGAGTCAGAGCTGAGAGATCAGCACAAATAAAACCACTTCAGTTTTATGTTCATTAAAATTCAAAAAGTTAAGATCCATGCATGACTTAATATTACTGAGACAGTCAAGAAGGAGTTGAGTAGAGTGACCATCAGACTGCTTGAAGGGAAGTAGATTTGACTGTCGTCAGCATATAAATGGAGTGAAATCTCGTGTTTGCGTAAAATAGTTCCCAGTGGCAaaaggtgcaatgaaaaaagaagaggcCCTAGAACAGAACCTTGTGGCACCCCCCATAGCAAGCCAGCAGTGTAGGAGATAAAAAACATCAATCCTCACACAGCTCCTGTCAGAGAGGTAGGACTTCATCCACTGCAGAGCTGAGTCTGTAATTCCCACCCATTGCTCCAGCCGAGAAACAAAATATCATGCTCTACCGTGTCAACAGCAGCGGGAAGATCTAAAACTACAAGCAGTAGTCATTAAATATACTTAAAAGAGctgattctgtgctgtgaaatACTTTAAAACCAGACGGAAATACTTCTGGAATTTTATGCTCATCCAGGAAGTCCTTCAGTTGAGTGTAAACAATCCTTTCCAATATTTTACTCAGAAAAGGTAACAAGGTAAGTTGTTACATGTCTTGTTCGAGGCTTGCAAAGAGTCAGGTTCATTCTCATTTAAAACAAGGTTCAATGTGTTATAAAGAACACGAGGATTATGTGAGTTAGCAGCAATAATATCAGAAAAATACTTATTGTTAGCAGCCTTTACTGCTCCCTGATAACAGCTCCAGCTGGCCTTGAGCATTTCAAATGAGAACTGTAGTCAATCTTTCTTCCACTTCCTTTCCAGCTTCCTGCACTCCCTTCTGATAACTCGTGTGTTGTCGTTTAACCAaggcttatatatatatatatatatatatatatatatatgtgtgtgtgtgtgtgtgtgtgtgtgtacatgtgtatgtaTAATCAGTGATTATATATAATTAGATACAAGCCTACAAACAACTCATAGAGCAGTACATCCCAAATCATATAGTACTTATGACGTGAGCAGTGGCTGGCCTGTGGCCAGTGACAGTAACTGGCCAATTACAATCAGCTGCATGTCAGTCCAAACAATCTTGTGTACGAGGCAGCCTAAGAAGATCAAATGTAATCAACAACCAGGCAGTCAGACTGACTGCGCATCTGACTGGCCTGGTGATTGTCATAATTGTATAACCAACAACAGACAAGTCATACCTACATAACAAGTCGTACCTTACTAGCAAAAAGAGTAGTAGCGGAACCTTATTCACTGtgttaaaatgtctgtttttttctctgttggtGCAGGATATGGGGATATCTATCCAGTTACCTCGCCTGGTAAGGTGGTGTGTGTCCTATATGCCATGGTGGGCATCCCTCTCATGCTGCTGGTAATCCTCGACGTGGGAGACTTCCTCGCTTTTCTGATGTCCAGAGCCTACATTCGGCTCCACAAGCTTTTCCAAGATTTCTGCTCCCGTACCTGGTCACCATGGAAAGCTCCAGAGAAGGTCGTGGACTCCAGCCATCAGGCCTTTGAAGATGCTACATTTGCTTTTAGCCAAGATGTAGTGATCCGTGAACCGCTCGACATCCGGCAGGTGATCAGCAGCCAGGCGGATGTTCGACACAAGTCCATGCAGCTTGAAAACAACAAAGAGATTTTTGAAAAGCTTCTTGAGAGGGAGAATTTAATCAGAAAGAGCCCGCTGCTCagaaccctgtcctgtccagagCTAGACCGCCTGCCTCCACCACCTAGAGGACATGCCATATGGGACTTCACCGGCTTAGGGGATGAAATGGAAACGCTGAACGTACCTTTTTTACTTATCCTCCTCATTGTATTTGCATACATCTGCTTTGGTGGGTTGATTTTGCCTCTGTGGGAAACTGAATTTACAGACTTTGACTCGTACTACTTCTGCTTCATCACGCTAACTACTATTGGTTTTGGTGATATCATGCCAAAGCACCCAAAGTACTTCATGCTTATCTCACTTTTCATCATTGTTGGCATGGCAATCATGTCCATGGCCTTTAAGCTGAGCCAAACGCGAATTGTAAGCTGTTACCGTAATTGCATTAAGTTCATCAGCAGGGGTAATGTAGAGACTGTCAGCAATGAAGAGACAAACTAAGACTTCAGAAGATTTTCAGAATTATCTTTAAAACTTGTACGAACTCAGTATCTTGGGTTTGAATCAAGGTCTCAACAGATGCCTGTTCAGCTCGACCGGTGCATTCTCTGTGCTATTTATTTTAAGCATGGGCAAAATTAAAAAGTGTGCATGTGCCAAACACTTGTAGCCATAAATGCAGGTATTACTCCAAAGAAACTCCATCAAAATGCTCAAATTCTGCATATTGACGAGTTTACTGAAGAACAGAATTATTGGACGCCTACGTGCTCTGCATATTTTAAGCTACTCTGGATAGTTTTATAAACTGATCAATGAGACGTTTGTCCAAATGAAAGGAAGTAAATGGACAGTGTGGACAGATGAGTCCATTGTTGAAGTGATTATTGCAAACAAAAAATTCATCTGTTACAGTGTCAGTGAAGTTATtgattaaaaatctgtttttatttgtaattgttgcattttttaaagcaaagatTCCAAGTAACAAAGGTTGTCGGTCTCTGTAAAAAAGTTCTCCTTCAACTACGTAGCTCAGTCAGTGGATCTAAGGACCATCAAATGATTTcatttttgattgatttttgattttgattatagTTCAGTGAAACATTTGTCCAAATAAAAGTGAGTAAATGTATAGTTTGGACAGAGGAAGTGAGATGGCccggtgacctgtccaggtgaacctgcctctcacctgctaattgctgggatagactccagcttccccacgatTCTGAGCTGGAATAAGCGCCATAGACAATTGATGGACAGATGATTTCACAGAATTTTTGCTGACATGAAAAAATTTACACAAAGACTTAAACAAGTAGTTGTGTTGCATTAAAAAGCCAAAACCTACTAATAACAACTTGGTCACTGTTCAGGAAATActctgataaaaataaatgttttaatttaattcagttaattTAGTCACCACCAATTCACAGCAAGTCATTCAAGGCACTTTTAGAACTCCAGTCCACTTCAGTTCACTTTGATCTGAATATAATTCAGCTgtagtggaggtggaggagtgACGCTGGCTCAGGAAGCTCAGTTCAGGTAACGCTGGTAACCAGCCTTATCTAACCTGTAGACATGAGTGGAGCTAGAGGGGTGTCTGGGGTGGCATTAGCCACCagcagacagtaaaccagaactggtcgccctactaccacatcaagcTCCACATGCTGTACCAAAAACAACCACCTTACTTTCTATGGACCTTTTTGAACTTGTAAATATTCCCACTTGGTGGTCCAGAtcaatgtaaagatgttttatttcttatgtctctctaatgtgaccacagttatcacagccGTGTTAGAgaggaacacaatcatttcctttatttaaccagagtTCATAAAGCTGCTATAATGAGGATGTTTTAAAGTCTCAATGTCAGCCAGAATCTTGTTTTAATAATTGGTTGTCTTttaactagggctgtcaaatgattaaaatttttaatctgatcaatcacagcttacaaattaatcacaattaatcaccattcgacactatgcctgaaatatgcccaaattttttactgtattaaacCAGAAGGAGCCAGTGCTTAcgaatatttaatgttaactgaccttcactTGGATTTTTGTTGATCACTTACTTCAGTTATAATAATTGggtcaatatttcataaattcTTAACCTTCAAAAAGGTCTTATTTGTGCGCCCCTTTACTTGGCCAGTGCCCCTACCAgacctccccccccccccccccccccccccccccccccccccatatcAAAACTCTTTtagacctgcccctgcatagctggAGTACAAACTAGAGCTGCACAATATATTGAAAATTTACCTTCATTGCAATATTATCATCAACAACTGCCTAAACCGCGATAATTAGTCTGCtgcatgtagatgctaacagctgcATGAAGATGCTAACAGCTGCATGAAGATGCTAACAGCTGCATGAAGATGCTAACAGCTTCAAGTAGATTCTAACAGCTGGATGTAAATGCTAACAGCTGGATGGAAATGCCTTAATTGCGAGTCCTAATTACCTTGTATCTACCTATAAGAACAGCAGCATGGACATCTGGACAGATGATGTGGACCACAGATAACAGTGGTCTACTGGTACTGATGAGGGTATTTATCTGGCGTTATCCAAATAGTTCTGTTTTTCATATCAGTCATcgttccattcatgtctaaaacTCTGCTTCATCAGACAGAAACTGCTTCAATCCACACCTTTATAATTTATCaaaattggtttaaaaacatcttcaaaCTTTTACTACGCTAAAACACGCTACTAGCATTATTATAGCACAAGCTATAATGTCTGTGCGTGAGAGTTTAGCCAATGGAGCTTCATCTATGAAAACATCAAAGCAGcagcttcattttatttatcgCAGGTCACATCGTCATTGCGACTTTCAGCAGTGGTTTCCTGAAATCATGCATTCCTAGTATAAATCccttctaccacctgtcagctgctTTGTTAGAGAAGGACCTGCTCAGATTTATATCTCAGAACACGTTCATAATTTCTTTCTCTACATCCATGGCCCATAAATGATcggacctgtgtctccaacacaGCAGCTGTGATCTAGAGAACACGTCTCTTTGCTTCCTTTTGTTGTTTCATTCTCACTGGATATCTGAATCtgatcttcatagatgtgttcatggctgtctgatgactagcagattttacagctgtgtcactagcaaacctcagtTCTGACAAGTTATGGAATAAAGGCAAACAAGCTGTTgttatcaacatgtttcattcttcaATTTCACATGACATGGATTTTATTAACTGATAAATTTAGCTTATTGCTTACTAGCGTTGCTAGCGTATCCATAAAACAacacttttgggtaaatatgtgctggtaCGAATCACAAACCGCTAGTTTCTTTCTTCTCAGCTGACCGATAAACAAGACAACAagacagaaaagccgatcagctgatcaccgacagccggtGTGGTGATTCATGAAGCAacaggaaaggaggaggaggaggcagcacAGACACATTTGTACAGAACAGCTGGaaaaggttctttttttttaaatgcaggaaaagtgcaggtattgaaccctctcaccgggaaaagTGTGCGGAGAGGTCTGTTAATTCCGTTAAATATTTTAACgcaataaattacataaattagtggTTGCATTATTTTGACAGCCttacttttaatcttttttcactCATTATTAATCTCAGATGGTGTCAGTTCTTAAAAATTAACTTTAGCCTCAGACAAAAATGTGTTCTTAAATCAGTGGATTTTTATTGATAAGCTGCTTGAATTTAAGATTTTCTGTGTGGTTTTGAGGCACATTTTAGTCTTGTATGAATTcttttcatttggtgatttgcTCAGATTTTAGTAATATTTAGCTTCTTTCTAGTTCTGCTGTTTGTTCAGTGTTCATGACCACGTGTATATATAAAGGTGGTCTTTTTCTTAGGATAAACCTAATATCCTAATGTTCCTCCTCTGAAGTTGGAACATTTTTACAGCTTTGTTTGGCTCAGAATGAGTAGGGATATCTTATTAAAAAAGAGCTAGccgattttctaaaaataaaattaattttctaaGATGAAATGTGTTtgattagatttattttctttttagacaAATAAGACATGTTCTCAAAACAACACAGTACTTAATACATTATAGTTTTTTAATTGCTTTAAGTTTTTAGATTTCTTCTGTATATTTCAgaaatattaatgtattttgtttttcaagtctttaaatgttattttttggAAAGAAAATTTCCTAGCTGTGTGTGGAACATCTGTGTTTCAATGTATATGTACAGCACATTGGTAACCATGcgttttaaaatgtgctatatagaTAAAGTGGATTAGACTGGATTAAAGGAAGTTTTACTGACTACTGACTTTCGCAGTTTTAGCTCAACCAGCTGGAGATGGCACCTGAATGAGATAATTTTCTATCTGAAATCCACCATATGCTGTCTTGATGTCCTGCCAACAGGTTTTTTTCAAGAAAGGTCAGGATGCATAGCCTCAGATATTTTACAGACTTTAACcatgtctctgctttcaggcaTCTTCCCTCAGACCCTTTCCACTTCTGCAAAGCTCTCTCCGATCGATGGTCCAGCCAGATTACTTCCCCAGTCAGACATCATATACCCGTGCACATCACCTTCAGACTTAACAAACATCACTGTTCATATCCACATACTTATACTGTAGGACGTCTCCGTCCTTTTCACACAACTACTGTTACAAACCCCACATCTACAGTCTCACAACCAAACTTACCTGCATCACTCGAAACGGCTCGTTATGATGTCAAATCACTGTAAAACAAGTCTTTTCTTaataatgatctgattttagataataacaTTGACAGGCTCTTTTAACTGAAACTTAGCAACAATGCACCAGGCATTCTCACCGAGGCTTCCCGCctaattttaagtttttattttttttcaggagAGGTAAAAAAGGCAGTGGAACAGATTAACCTTTTAAACAGTATGgattttaagtgtttctttaactgTTCAACTGTGTTAATAGGTCAGTGCCCCAAGTTCAAGTTATTCCCCTTTGTTTTTAGGAAGTTTACCCCCTCTTAGCTCGTAGTTCTTTCAATATCACAAGATTACTACTAAAAGATTACCTGATGAGctggagccagttaatgtccttttaaactggattttagatataaagtcatagATGGCAGAGAACGtcttacagctcaaccaggacaaaactgaagttttaatcatcggtcctgaagacaagagagggacATAATTTTacctaaattattttaatccttCTCAGTGTGGGAGAAATCTGGATGTTCTTTTccactctgagctggattttattccacacattagaaatgtagcaaaaacaggattttaccatcttaaaaacatcaccagcGTCTGCCCATTCCTCTCTCTGGACAGCACCGAGGTGccgatgcttttatttctagtagattagatcACTAGAAtgcctgctctctggtcttcccaaaaagagtatttcTAGTTTACAGTAACTTCAGAACTCCCCGGCAcaagttctgacgaggaccaggaGATTATgaagtgtgtttttatattgcTATGTTACATATGATGATTGAAGGCTCGAtgttaatatgcataaattgtttttaatatgataTGCATTTTGCGTTGCTGGttgcatgaaaagggctttataaataaggtttggtttgatttgatttagtagtgagaatgtatgtgtgtactaCTTATATATTCAGGTGGTCTGCAATACTTTACTACACTTtctacttgtgtttttttttgttttgttttgttttttttttgtttgttttttgtttctttttcttattgcttctttttttttttttttttttttttggtccttgACTTCTTCATACACTTCCAGGAGGATTTTCTGCTAGGACGGAGAGAAGTATGTTGCCCTTGTTGCCATTAGATCAGTGATTCTGTGATAGATCCCAAGGGTCTATTAAGTAAGCCATGAGCACAAACTGATCCAGGATTGGTTTCACCTggctttattatttatcatgGATGTCTGAATCCTAATTCTGTGCGATAGGCCTCAGGACAGGAAAGACGGGGGATTATAACAAGGATCTCACAAGGAGCTGAAATAACCAAGGGGTATCcatagactggattactgtactggtcttttaacaggacttcctaaaaagggtattaaacatctgcagctgattcagatgctgctgctggagttttaaccaggactacacacatcacaccagtttgaacatctttacactggcttgcagtttatactggtttccagtcagtcacagaatggATTTTAAACCCTACTGATGGTTCAAGAACGGTTTAGGCCGAGAATCCATCTGTGACATGTTCAGAGAATAGAAACCTTGCAGCGCTTTTACAttcaaagactctggtcaactagtccagaccagagtccagaccagagtccaaactaAATCCCACAGACCATGACAACATGCAACCATCAGCCAGCAGGTCTGTGGTTATTTCAGGTCGATGAGGACCTCATGCTGAATGACTTCCATcagcttcacacacagagtttaAGATACTTAATGGACCGATTCGgctcaaaaactgaaataattagtaactgtggggtttttttgttttgttttgttttttattattattttatttaatgtgtttttgcatCACATTTGATTAAGTCTAAAAATGAGGTTTTTGACTGTAATCTTGTACTTAATAGTATGCTCATTCACTGTTTCATTCttagtaaagtgattaaacTATCATTCAAGGTCACTAGCCTCATCTTCTTTTATTcaatataatattaatttacTTATAAAGTTCTTACTTGGTGAGAAGTTATCTTATAAAACTGCTTGGTGAGCTGCTGCACTGGCATctcaccactagatggagctgTTTGCAAACCCTGAGG from Melanotaenia boesemani isolate fMelBoe1 chromosome 16, fMelBoe1.pri, whole genome shotgun sequence carries:
- the kcnk18 gene encoding potassium channel subfamily K member 18 isoform X1; this encodes MMMSGETSGAVKKGISVRNESRKCAERFWKIFPHLILCGSLVAYAALGALIFQHIEGGTPSRTEREYHKFLTEVVHIVQNDTNNSSCSHECVLRDVKDKMKEFRSIWFQRPSRWTFFNSMFFCCTVFTTVGYGDIYPVTSPGKVVCVLYAMVGIPLMLLVILDVGDFLAFLMSRAYIRLHKLFQDFCSRTWSPWKAPEKVVDSSHQAFEDATFAFSQDVVIREPLDIRQVISSQADVRHKSMQLENNKEIFEKLLERENLIRKSPLLRTLSCPELDRLPPPPRGHAIWDFTGLGDEMETLNVPFLLILLIVFAYICFGGLILPLWETEFTDFDSYYFCFITLTTIGFGDIMPKHPKYFMLISLFIIVGMAIMSMAFKLSQTRIVSCYRNCIKFISRGNVETVSNEETN
- the kcnk18 gene encoding potassium channel subfamily K member 18 isoform X2, yielding MMMSGETSGAVKKGISVRNESRKCAERFWKIFPHLILCGSLVAYAALGALIFQHIEGGTPSRTEREYHKFLTEVVHIVQNDTNNSSCSHECVLRDVKDKMKEFRSIWFQRPSRWTFFNSMFFCCTVFTTVGYGDIYPVTSPGKVVCVLYAMVGIPLMLLVILDVGDFLAFLMSRAYIRLHKLFQDFCSRTWSPWKAPEKVVDSSHQAFEDATFAFSQDVVIREPLDIRQVISSQADVRHKSMQLENNKEIFEKLLERENLIRKSPLLRTLSCPELDRLPPPPRGHAIWDFTGLGDEMETLNVPFLLILLIVFAYICFGLHTVPYQDGTFSVKAAHGKF